Genomic DNA from Haloplanus aerogenes:
GTGCAGGAGTACGTTTAACCGGTCCGTCGGAGTGGTTACGTGGTCGGGACCGCCCGTACCTGTTGGTCAGTCAGGTGTCGTGCGCTGGTTTCCGGGCCTCGATAGTGGCGGAGACGAGGTAGTCACCGAGGTCGCGGTCAGCGTCCCAGTCGCTGATGAACTCGGTGCTCTCGTCCTTGGGCGCTATCTCGATTGCTTCGAAGCCGGCACTGTCGAGCATCGATTCAAGGGCGTCGACGGTTGACGCACCGGCGACACAGCCAGTTAACGAGTCCGGGTCCATCTTGACGTCGTCGGGGAACGGCGCGGTTTGGACGACGTCCGAGATGGCGACGCGGCCGCCGGGCGTGAGGACACGGTAGGCGTCGTCGAACACGCGTTGTTTTTCCGGGGCGAGGTTGACGACGCAGTTCGAGATGACGACGTCGACGGTTGCGTCGGCAACGGGAAGGTGACTGATCTCGCCGAGGCGGAACTCGACGTTGTCGGCGCCGTTCTTCGCCACGTTCTCCCTCGCTCTCGAGACCATCTCTGGTGTCATGTCGACACCGATGACGTCGCCGTCCGGGCCGACCTCCTGTGCAGCGAGGAAGCAGTCGAAGCCCGCACCGGAGCCAAGGTCGAGCACTGTCTCGCCGGGCGCCATCTCGGCGAACGCCTTCGGGTTTCCACACCCGAGGCCGAGGTCTGCACCATCGGCGACCGACGCGACATCGTCCGCGTCGTAGCCGAGGCGTTCGCTTCCGGTCACGTCCGTGTTGCCGTCACAGCATCCACCGTCGTCGGTGACATCGATGCCGACATCGCCACAGCAGTCCAGACCGTCCGAAGCGATAGTCCCGTAGCGTTCGCGCACCATCTTGCGGGTCTCCTCGGGGTCGCGGTCACCGGCCACCGTGTCAGTCTCGTTACTCATGGGTACCTCGCAGGTCGTCGAGTGTTTCGAGGAGGGCCGCGGCCGTTTCAGTCGGTTCGTAGTACCGCCAGGACCCTTCCTTGCGGCGCGTGACCAGCCCTGCGGTGTACAAGCGGGAGAGCGCTTGGCTGACGGCACTCTGACTGACGCCGACTGCGGCTTCGAGATCGCAGACGCAGACGCCGTCGTCGGCGTTCGCGATTCGGCGTAGCAGTTCGTATCGCGTGTCGTTCCCCATCGCGGTCAGCACTTGGAGGTCCGCCGCCATCGCGTCCGAGTTGACGTCACCGGACGGTGCACAGCAGGTCCCAGCGCCTTCCGCAGGTCCGTCGGCGATCGCGTCCTCGTTCATATCAGCATTAGCTTATACAAGTAAATACTAATATGTTTCCCTCGATGGGACCATTCGCAACTTCGGACTCAACCTGAACCCTCAACTCCGCCGCGTTGATCCCCGACTCAGCGCGCTAGAAAAACGAGTACACCGACGAAACTGTCTGCAATGACATCCACGTTCGGGATTGTGTGCTCAATATGTATGCAGTGAGAGTGCCAGTGTCAACGTTAGGACGACGTCCTCCGTAGTCACCATTCGAGTCCTGTCCGTTGCGGAGGGTTTCATCGAAGCCGGTCTGCTGGAACTGAGTCCCGTTCCGCCGCTCGAGCGTGACGGCGACACGCCGGTCCTGACACACCGCAACGACGACCGTCGCCCCCGACGGAAACGCCTTTGACGCCCCGGCCCCGCGACTCTCCTATGCTTCTGTCCGGCGCCCACACTCTCCCGGAGGTGCCGACCGCGTGAAGGTCGCCGACGCCGTCCCGGAATTCGCAGACGCCTTCGACTTCGAGGAGTTCAACGCGATGCAACGGGAGGCGCTGCCCGTCATCGTCGAGACGGATCACAACGTCGTCGCGTCGGCGCCCACCGCCAGCGGCAAGACTGCGCTCGCGGAACTCGCCATCTGCAAGACGCTGAGCGAGGGGGGTACTGCGCTCTTTATCGCCCCCATGCGCGCCCTCACCAACGAGAAGGAGAGCGAGTGGGAGCGGTTCGAGGACCTCGGCTACTCCGTCTACGTCGTCACCGGCGAACGCGACCTGAACCCGCGCCGCGCCCGCCGCGCCGACGTACTGGTGATGACGCCCGAGAAACTCGACTCGGCTACCCGCAAACACGACTCCCGGCGCTACGACTTCGTGACCGACGTGGACTGCGCCGTCATCGACGAAGTCCACCTCCTCGACTCCGAACGCCGCGGCGGGGTGCTGGAGGTCACCGTCTCCCGCCTCCGTCGGCTCTGTGACCCTCGCTTCGTCGCCCTCTCCGCGACCATGCCCAACGTCGAGGACGTGGCGGCGTGGCTCGACGCCCCGCCCGAGGCCACCTTCGCCTTCGGCGACGAGTACCGCCCCGTCGACCTCCAGACCGGCGTCAAGACCTACACGCACGGTGAGAACTCCTTCGCGGACAAGTACCGCCGGCTCTACCGCGCCCTCGATCTCGCCGAACCCCACGTCCGCGAGGACGGGCAGGCGCTCGTCTTCGTCGCCTCCCGACAGGACGCGGTCAGCGCCGCCGCGAAGACCCGCGACGAACTCGCCGAACGCGACGTGCCCGTCGGCGCTCGCGGCGACTACGACTTTCACCAAGTGGCGAAGGAGTTGAGCGACGACCGCCTCCACAAGGCCGTCCTCGACGGGGTCGCCTTCCACCACGCCGGCCTCTCGAAGGACGACCGCGACCGCATCGAGCAGTGGTTCAAGGAGGGGAAGATTGCCGTCCTCTTCTCCACTTCGACGCTCGCGTGGGGCGTCAACCTCCCCGCCCGCTGTGTCATCGTCCGCGACACCAAGTACCACGACCCGCTGGAGGGCGAGGTGGACATCAGCCCCCTCGACCTCCTGCAGATGCTCGGCCGCGCCGGGCGCCCCGGCTACGACGACGTGGGCTACGGCTGGGTCGTCTGCGATCGATCCGACGCCGACCGCTACCGTCGCCTCCTGCGCGAGGGGACCGAAATCGAGTCCCATCTCGCGGCCGACCTCGACGCCCACCTCAACGCCGAAGTCGCGATGGGAACCATCGACGACCTGGACGACGTGCTCTCGTGGCTGGAGACGACGTACTACTACGTCCGCGCCGCCTCCGAACCCGCCGCCTACGACTTCGACGGGCTCCGCGACCGCGTGCGCGACACGCTCGAATCGCTGGTCGACCGGGGATTCGTCGAGATGGGGTCGGATCTCGCCATCGAGTCGACGGCGCTCGGCCGCCTCGCCTCGAAATACTACCTCCGTCTCTCCACGGCCGAAGCGTTTCACGCCCTCGCGGGCCG
This window encodes:
- a CDS encoding arsenite methyltransferase gives rise to the protein MSNETDTVAGDRDPEETRKMVRERYGTIASDGLDCCGDVGIDVTDDGGCCDGNTDVTGSERLGYDADDVASVADGADLGLGCGNPKAFAEMAPGETVLDLGSGAGFDCFLAAQEVGPDGDVIGVDMTPEMVSRARENVAKNGADNVEFRLGEISHLPVADATVDVVISNCVVNLAPEKQRVFDDAYRVLTPGGRVAISDVVQTAPFPDDVKMDPDSLTGCVAGASTVDALESMLDSAGFEAIEIAPKDESTEFISDWDADRDLGDYLVSATIEARKPAHDT
- a CDS encoding DEAD/DEAH box helicase — encoded protein: MKVADAVPEFADAFDFEEFNAMQREALPVIVETDHNVVASAPTASGKTALAELAICKTLSEGGTALFIAPMRALTNEKESEWERFEDLGYSVYVVTGERDLNPRRARRADVLVMTPEKLDSATRKHDSRRYDFVTDVDCAVIDEVHLLDSERRGGVLEVTVSRLRRLCDPRFVALSATMPNVEDVAAWLDAPPEATFAFGDEYRPVDLQTGVKTYTHGENSFADKYRRLYRALDLAEPHVREDGQALVFVASRQDAVSAAAKTRDELAERDVPVGARGDYDFHQVAKELSDDRLHKAVLDGVAFHHAGLSKDDRDRIEQWFKEGKIAVLFSTSTLAWGVNLPARCVIVRDTKYHDPLEGEVDISPLDLLQMLGRAGRPGYDDVGYGWVVCDRSDADRYRRLLREGTEIESHLAADLDAHLNAEVAMGTIDDLDDVLSWLETTYYYVRAASEPAAYDFDGLRDRVRDTLESLVDRGFVEMGSDLAIESTALGRLASKYYLRLSTAEAFHALAGRDRIDADAILRTVAGAAEFHSVSARQSEADAVDAVLGSEADQLDDGPRKVLAILRASTSDSVPADLRSDAWIIRRNALRLLAALREFLARFAGPRAANLARRLEARIEHGVSRDAVSLTAVDGIGAGRARNLAAGGLSRPADVVDAGATELERAGLSAGVAERVVSAAADLPVISVDWGDVPDAVAAGDSQMCEVRVRNTGGGARVGVHVTVNGVEMHEKETYLSDVTTVPVGVFGADADELDFRVEVTFPELPIRAFVGERTVRVE
- a CDS encoding ArsR/SmtB family transcription factor, with amino-acid sequence MNEDAIADGPAEGAGTCCAPSGDVNSDAMAADLQVLTAMGNDTRYELLRRIANADDGVCVCDLEAAVGVSQSAVSQALSRLYTAGLVTRRKEGSWRYYEPTETAAALLETLDDLRGTHE